Proteins encoded by one window of Kribbella flavida DSM 17836:
- the rnpA gene encoding ribonuclease P protein component — protein MLPPSHRLRRSDDFRRAVRSGRRAGRRAVVVHFFSGSGDQAGTADEPARVGFVVSKAVGNAVLRNRVHRRLRAVLASRLTELPAGSLTVVRALPASASASYAELVDDVDAALRRVLVPR, from the coding sequence GTGCTGCCCCCGTCGCACCGGCTCCGCCGGTCCGACGACTTCCGCCGCGCCGTCCGGTCCGGACGACGCGCGGGCCGGCGTGCGGTGGTCGTGCACTTCTTCTCCGGATCCGGCGATCAGGCCGGGACCGCGGACGAGCCTGCCCGTGTCGGATTCGTGGTGAGCAAGGCGGTGGGCAACGCGGTTCTGCGGAACCGGGTCCACCGTCGCCTGCGCGCCGTCCTGGCGTCACGACTCACCGAGCTCCCGGCCGGCAGCCTGACCGTCGTCCGTGCCCTGCCGGCGTCGGCCTCCGCGTCGTACGCCGAGTTGGTGGACGACGTCGACGCCGCGCTGCGCCGGGTGCTGGTGCCCCGATGA